A single genomic interval of Asterias amurensis chromosome 1, ASM3211899v1 harbors:
- the LOC139942007 gene encoding uncharacterized protein codes for MIQGYSHGGVKMIDMHSYIKALKVTWIRRFLSSNNLGWVTLFLKISNIHDPLALEGGHQALLIYLKGAANQNHFWIDVLNLRWFQFRLVHRILGVNSFLSKIAPSSDLIFAGFQFIRSLDEDLITSYLSSSTDSLV; via the exons ATGATTCAAGGCTATAGTCATGGAGGAGTTAAAATGATTGACATGCATTCGTATATAAAAGCCCTTAAGGTCACCTGGATCCGCAGATTTCTAAGTTCAAATAACTTGGGTTGGGTCACTCTTTTTTTGAAGATTTCGAACATTCATGATCCTCTAGCACTCGAGGGAGGCCACCAGGCATTGCTGATCTATTTAAAAGGGGCCGCAAATCAAAACCATTTTTGGATTGATGTTCTTAAT TTACGTTGGTTCCAGTTTAGATTGGTGCATAGAATTCTGGGTGTAAATTCCTTTCTTTCTAAAATTG CGCCCTCCAGCGATCTCATTTTCGCGGGCTTTCAGTTCATAAGATCCTTAGACGAAGATCTCATCACATCGTATTTATCTTCGTCAAcag ATTCATTAGTGTAA
- the LOC139939761 gene encoding sodium- and chloride-dependent GABA transporter 1-like: protein MNDDGEEVVSAGFTQKRAGDLREKWSNKLDFLLALIGFSVGLGNVWRFPYLCYKNGGGAFLIPYLICLVVGGVPLLLLELGLGQFMAQGGIGIWKISPLFKGIGIASVILVTFTNMYYNVILAWAIYYLFMSFAAVVPWSHCNNPFNTDLCKDPTGYGVQGTDLWRCDHTWNNETVPSEVFVTNLTSNGTGADLDCSVFEDVKRTSSVTEFWERKILQIHLSDGLHDIGSINWQLSLCLVLAWTVVYMCVFKGVKSSGKVVYFTATFPYVLITILLIRAVTLENASEGLIYYLKPNMTRLQDGQTWLDAATQVMFSYSLGLGNMAALGSYNTFNHNFFRDGIFFALANSGTSLYSGFVIFAVLGFMAGKHNSTVTDVVKSGPGLVFMAYPEAIAQMPFSPLWAILFFFMILLLGIDSQFVGVEGMVAGLLDFLPRFQKGNRRPLFVLAVCASLCIAGLPMTFNGGMYIFQMIDTYAVSWFAILWATFFEAFVIGWVYGAERFYQNLEDMLGWRPNPYLKICWKFVTPVFTMGVLIFSVVSYKPLKYNHYEYPSWGQALGWLMASASMMQIPIFIVYQMVTTKGTLRERWVLLTTPRQSYEEVPTPTQSIEMSSTNHLHCTNGKSSAQDKDV from the exons ATGAATGATGATGGCGAGGAAGTCGTTTCGGCTGGTTTCACTCAGAAAAGGGCAGGAGATTTGCGGGAGAAATGGAGTAATAAGTTGGATTTCTTACTCGCGCTGATTGGGTTCTCCGTCGGCCTTGGCAATGTGTGGAGGTTTCCGTACCTATGTTATAAAAACGGAGGAG GTGCGTTCCTTATCCCGTATCTGATATGTCTGGTTGTTGGGGGTGTACCTCTACTTCTCCTGGAGCTAGGACTGGGTCAATTTATGGCCCAGGGAGGCATTGGCATCTGGAAAATCTCCCCACTCTTCAAGG GTATTGGGATAGCCAGCGTTATCCTTGTAACTTTTACAAACATGTACTACAACGTCATCCTAGCTTGGGCTATTTACTACTTGTTCATGTCCTTCGCTGCCGTGGTGCCGTGGTCCCACTGTAACAATCCATTCAACACGGATCTATGTAAAGATCCAACTGGGTATGGTGTACAGGGAACTGACCTCTGGAGATGTGACCATACCTGGAATAATGAAACTGTTCCATCTGAAGTATTTGTAACGAACTTAACAAGCAACGGCACCGGGGCTGACTTGGACTGTTCGGTGTTTGAGGACGTCAAGAGAACGAGCTCAGTAACAGAGTTTTGGGA GCGAAAGATTTTACAGATTCATCTGTCCGACGGCTTACATGACATTGGTTCAATAAACTGGCAGCTATCACTATGCTTGGTCTTAGCATGGACTGTTGTTTATATGTGTGTCTTCAAAGGGGTTAAAAGCTCTGGCAAG GTGGTTTATTTCACTGCAACGTTTCCGTACGTTCTGATCACCATTCTGTTGATCAGAGCAGTAACTTTGGAAAACGCCTCTGAAGGGTTGATATATTACCTGAAACCTAACATGACCAGGCTACAAGATGGGCAG ACGTGGCTAGATGCAGCAACTCAGGTTATGTTTTCTTATTCTTTGGGGCTTGGCAACATGGCTGCCTTGGGAAGTTACAACACTTTCAACCACAACTTTTTCAG GGATGGCATCTTCTTTGCATTGGCAAATAGTGGCACCAGTCTGTACTCGGGCTTCGTGATTTTCGCAGTGCTTGGATTCATGGCTGGTAAACACAACAGCACTGTGACGGATGTAGTCAAATCAG GTCCTGGTCTTGTCTTTATGGCCTATCCAGAAGCTATTGCACAGATGCCATTTTCACCCTTGTGGGCCATCTTATTCTTCTTCATGATACTTCTGCTCGGAATAGACAGTCAG TTTGTTGGTGTAGAGGGTATGGTCGCTGGTCTTCTTGACTTCTTGCCTCGTTTTCAAAAAGGAAATCGTcggccattgtttgtacttgctGTGTGTGCATCATTATGCATAGCCGGTCTTCCAATGACCTTCAAT GGAGGCATGTATATCTTCCAAATGATTGACACGTATGCTGTCAGCTGGTTTGCAATACTATGGGCAACATTCTTCGAAGCTTTTGTTATAGGATGGGTGTATG GAGCCGAGCGATTTTATCAGAATTTAGAAGACATGTTAGGCTGGCGCCCGAACCCTTATTTGAAAATATGCTGGAAGTTCGTGACACCTGTGTTCACCATG GGCGTGCTCATCTTCAGTGTAGTTTCTTACAAGCCTTTGAAGTACAACCATTATGAATACCCATCATGGGGTCAGGCACTAGGATGGTTGATGGCATCCGCCTCTATGATGCAAATCCCAATCTTTATTGTGTATCAGATGGTAACCACAAAAGGAACATTACGTGAG CGATGGGTTTTACTGACCACACCTCGCCAGTCTTACGAAGAGGTTCCTACACCGACCCAGTCTATTGAAATGTCTAGTACAAATCACCTGCATTGTACTAATGGGAAGTCCAGCGCTCAAGACAAAGATGTCTAA